A genomic segment from Candidatus Viadribacter manganicus encodes:
- a CDS encoding A24 family peptidase — MVIEPLQLSLLIVASALCARAAKRDLVIPLWASLLACGLLVFAGALMGALYAALGLLVVICSFIIETDRRFQLIPDEFVLGLIAIALTFALAGADEALWGAGLIGFVFFAVRQTLSSLRGQEVMGWGDVKFAVAIGALLGPMHGFYAVAMAGAATSVFLVVRARTGALQAGAPFGIGLASATIIVAIAKAIAL; from the coding sequence ATGGTGATCGAGCCGCTTCAGCTATCGCTTCTCATCGTCGCAAGCGCGCTCTGCGCGCGCGCCGCCAAACGCGATCTTGTCATCCCGCTCTGGGCGAGCCTCTTGGCTTGCGGGCTTTTGGTGTTCGCCGGCGCTCTGATGGGCGCGCTTTATGCGGCGCTTGGGCTTTTGGTGGTGATCTGCAGCTTCATCATCGAAACCGATCGGCGCTTTCAACTTATCCCTGACGAGTTTGTCTTGGGTCTCATCGCCATCGCCTTGACCTTCGCCTTGGCCGGCGCCGATGAGGCGCTCTGGGGCGCAGGTCTTATCGGCTTTGTGTTTTTCGCCGTGCGCCAGACTTTGTCATCCTTGCGCGGTCAAGAAGTGATGGGCTGGGGCGATGTCAAATTCGCGGTCGCGATTGGCGCGCTGCTTGGTCCTATGCACGGCTTTTACGCAGTCGCCATGGCCGGCGCCGCCACCAGCGTCTTTTTAGTGGTCCGCGCCCGCACCGGCGCTTTGCAGGCAGGCGCCCCCTTCGGCATTGGATTGGCGAGCGCCACCATCATCGTCGCCATAGCCAAAGCGATCGCGCTATGA
- a CDS encoding SCO family protein translates to MIDRRKMLGACLAGLGLGACGGQTSELSALGRGIDDVLLTSSGGEDLAWRSLRGRPRALFFGFTHCPEICPVTIYELTASAERLGPPGAALRIDFVTVDPERDTPERMASYFSGFGPNVTGFTGSEAALGRLRAAFDITATRTPLASGDYTMDHTATVFLLDRGAIVRDVIAYGSTQTLIDERLGSVIGA, encoded by the coding sequence ATGATCGATCGGCGTAAGATGTTGGGCGCATGTCTGGCTGGGCTGGGGCTTGGCGCATGCGGGGGGCAGACATCAGAATTGAGCGCGCTTGGGCGCGGCATAGATGATGTGCTGCTCACCAGTTCAGGCGGCGAAGACCTTGCTTGGCGCAGTTTGCGCGGGCGCCCGCGGGCGTTGTTTTTCGGCTTTACCCATTGTCCGGAAATTTGCCCGGTTACGATCTATGAATTGACCGCAAGCGCCGAACGGTTAGGGCCGCCTGGGGCGGCGCTGCGGATCGATTTTGTCACCGTCGATCCTGAGCGCGATACGCCCGAACGGATGGCCAGTTACTTTTCGGGCTTCGGTCCCAATGTCACCGGCTTTACCGGATCTGAGGCGGCGTTGGGCCGCTTGCGCGCCGCCTTTGACATTACCGCAACCAGAACGCCGCTCGCCTCGGGCGATTACACTATGGATCACACCGCGACAGTATTCTTGCTCGATCGCGGCGCTATTGTGCGTGATGTTATCGCCTATGGCTCAACCCAAACGCTGATCGATGAGCGCCTGGGGTCGGTGATCGGCGCTTAG
- a CDS encoding TolC family protein → MSKQLILAVALTGALAAPSWAQTRAMSEGPSFQSEAAIAMSTNPALAGERARVRAVRQSLPEAWSELLPQVTGEAQAIEQDGSERENLPAFTIREQPEYWIASVRASTLLFGSGRVMASTRRARAEIAASVALYQDAVQRLALDFTQAYAETIFARQAVIAQQESLANLEEQVRFARANQREGFLTRTDVAQAEARVAEARADLARARARVVEASELYTRIVGHTPGELGAPPALVGLPTNLDDAWAMARDEHPRIVAAAAELAGANANVDLAASAGRLRLFLESTNSTYDAIGGDTDFEQQFDSTVSVRVSVPLFSGGANHARVRRERYVADANRYELLDIQRRVHEQLNVAWSARETAQIRLEASRARLEAAELANRGTRREQQFGQRSMIDVLNQEQEWLAARVGVSEAERDLVIAERALAASIGIIGAVLGVEAQAHPRRERAPRPVIVDNDELW, encoded by the coding sequence TTGTCGAAGCAATTGATATTGGCGGTTGCGCTGACGGGGGCTTTAGCGGCGCCGAGCTGGGCCCAAACGCGGGCTATGTCCGAAGGGCCAAGCTTTCAATCGGAAGCGGCGATCGCGATGTCGACCAATCCGGCGCTGGCGGGCGAGCGGGCGCGGGTGCGGGCGGTGCGCCAATCTTTGCCGGAAGCTTGGTCTGAACTCTTGCCGCAAGTGACGGGCGAAGCTCAAGCGATCGAGCAGGATGGGTCCGAGCGCGAGAACCTGCCGGCTTTTACCATTCGCGAGCAACCTGAATATTGGATCGCCTCAGTCCGGGCCTCGACCTTGTTGTTTGGCTCAGGGCGGGTGATGGCCTCAACCCGGCGTGCGCGCGCGGAGATCGCCGCGTCAGTGGCGCTCTATCAAGATGCGGTCCAGCGTCTGGCTTTGGATTTTACCCAAGCTTATGCGGAGACGATTTTTGCCCGTCAGGCTGTGATCGCCCAGCAAGAATCGTTGGCCAATCTTGAAGAACAAGTGCGCTTTGCACGGGCCAATCAACGCGAAGGGTTTTTAACCCGCACTGATGTCGCCCAAGCTGAGGCGCGGGTGGCCGAGGCGCGGGCCGATCTTGCGCGGGCGCGGGCGCGGGTTGTCGAAGCAAGCGAGCTTTATACACGTATTGTCGGCCATACGCCGGGCGAGCTTGGCGCGCCGCCGGCGCTTGTCGGTCTGCCGACCAATCTTGACGATGCTTGGGCGATGGCGCGCGATGAGCATCCAAGAATAGTGGCGGCGGCGGCCGAGCTTGCCGGCGCCAACGCCAATGTCGATCTTGCCGCATCAGCGGGACGGCTGCGCCTGTTTTTGGAATCAACCAATTCAACCTATGACGCCATTGGCGGCGACACCGATTTTGAACAACAATTCGACAGCACGGTTTCGGTGCGCGTTTCGGTGCCGCTGTTCTCGGGCGGCGCCAATCACGCCCGGGTGCGGCGCGAGCGTTATGTCGCCGACGCCAACCGATATGAGCTTTTGGACATTCAACGGCGCGTGCATGAGCAGCTCAATGTCGCCTGGTCGGCGCGCGAGACCGCCCAGATCAGGCTTGAAGCCTCGCGGGCGCGTTTAGAGGCGGCAGAGCTTGCCAATCGCGGCACACGGCGTGAGCAGCAATTTGGTCAACGTTCGATGATCGATGTGCTCAATCAAGAGCAAGAATGGCTGGCCGCGCGCGTCGGCGTTAGTGAAGCGGAACGTGATCTTGTCATCGCTGAACGGGCGCTTGCCGCTTCGATCGGCATTATTGGTGCGGTGCTGGGCGTGGAAGCCCAGGCCCATCCGCGCCGTGAACGGGCGCCGCGCCCGGTGATCGTGGACAATGACGAGCTTTGGTGA
- a CDS encoding HlyD family type I secretion periplasmic adaptor subunit, producing MKMTPPPTDFEPVINDNPWREGRIGLVAIFIFFGVFGMWAAFAPLDAGVVAAGEVIVSGNRQVVQHREGGVISRVAVREGDHVVEGQILVELAAVELQAQERALTGQKIELEASRARLLAEAAHRNQVERPQSWAALSDEYTLIADAVLARQQTELRARRQAVFAQTGIQGERQSQLNARMSGYQDQIAAIDRQNALISEELEGLRTLAAEGFAAETRVRSVERAQAELVGRRAELSALIEQSRGGVGEARMQSLSIREDRAQLIAQELRLAETQLAELIPRLEAVKTQLEASRVRAPAAGAVVGLAFFNEGAVVGPGEHILEIVPDEQDMIMRVRIRPMDADNVVTGQPVNVRLAAFEGRQMPYVHGAVTRVSADRFEDARSGARYFETEVRVQGAELARISAAMGGRDLRLSPGLPVEVVIPMRKRTALQYLLEPLEQAVWRSFREN from the coding sequence ATGAAGATGACGCCGCCGCCGACCGATTTTGAACCGGTGATCAATGACAATCCTTGGCGCGAGGGCCGTATTGGTCTTGTCGCCATTTTCATATTTTTCGGCGTGTTCGGGATGTGGGCGGCGTTTGCGCCGCTCGATGCAGGGGTGGTCGCTGCCGGCGAAGTCATCGTCTCGGGCAATCGCCAAGTGGTCCAACACCGTGAAGGCGGGGTGATTTCGCGCGTTGCCGTGCGTGAAGGCGATCACGTGGTCGAAGGCCAGATTCTGGTCGAATTGGCGGCGGTTGAACTTCAAGCTCAAGAGCGCGCGCTCACCGGTCAAAAGATCGAATTGGAAGCTTCACGCGCGCGGCTATTGGCAGAAGCGGCGCATCGCAACCAGGTCGAACGGCCCCAGAGCTGGGCCGCATTATCGGATGAATACACATTGATCGCTGATGCGGTGTTGGCGCGCCAGCAAACCGAATTGCGCGCCCGTCGCCAGGCAGTGTTTGCTCAGACCGGCATTCAAGGTGAGCGCCAATCTCAATTGAACGCGCGCATGAGCGGCTATCAAGATCAGATCGCGGCCATCGATCGGCAAAACGCCTTGATCAGCGAAGAGCTTGAAGGTTTGCGCACGTTGGCGGCTGAAGGCTTTGCCGCCGAAACCCGGGTGCGCTCAGTGGAGCGTGCACAAGCTGAATTGGTCGGCCGGCGCGCCGAACTGAGTGCGTTGATTGAACAATCGCGCGGCGGCGTTGGTGAAGCGCGGATGCAGTCCTTGTCGATCCGCGAAGACCGGGCCCAGCTCATTGCGCAAGAATTGCGTCTTGCCGAAACCCAATTGGCTGAACTTATTCCGCGCCTTGAAGCGGTAAAAACCCAATTGGAAGCCTCGCGTGTGCGCGCGCCGGCGGCCGGGGCGGTGGTTGGTCTTGCGTTCTTCAATGAAGGCGCGGTTGTGGGGCCGGGCGAGCATATTTTGGAAATCGTGCCGGACGAGCAGGACATGATCATGCGCGTGCGGATCCGGCCGATGGATGCAGACAATGTCGTCACCGGTCAGCCGGTGAACGTGCGCCTGGCGGCGTTTGAGGGGCGCCAAATGCCCTATGTGCACGGTGCGGTGACGCGGGTGTCGGCCGACCGGTTTGAAGATGCGCGCAGCGGCGCGCGCTATTTTGAAACCGAAGTGCGCGTGCAAGGGGCAGAGCTTGCGCGGATCAGCGCGGCGATGGGTGGACGTGATCTACGTTTGTCGCCGGGCCTGCCGGTTGAAGTTGTGATCCCGATGCGCAAGCGCACGGCGCTGCAATATCTGCTTGAGCCTTTGGAGCAGGCGGTTTGGCGCTCGTTCAGAGAGAACTGA
- a CDS encoding type I secretion system permease/ATPase, with protein sequence MAGLRFKLPNVSGLTAKLGASAPGSLWAKISAPPLALWARVRGAIDRFFNAPIQSVPAWTSGQMLNAALMNMRTHVVLIFIFSAAINILYLAPSLYMLQVYDRVIPTGGVLTLVLLSVILVGAFSIMALLDGVRGRLLARAAVRVERLAADAVIEAGMRARRAGAQPEASARDLDNLRAGITSPAAIGLLDLPWTPLFVFICFVIHFWIGVLALAGAALIFLLALANERRTRDDIAGLSALATRFYSASEADLSASETIHALGANRRFRQRRAAARAEFVGAQTGLAITGAGYAAATKAMRMLLQSAALGLGAYLAVERQISPGAIIAATILTARAFAPVEQIVGGWRQIGLAYASYEALKKLFSGAPPQLQRTPLPAPQGKLSLEQVSATAPDGRTMALQAVSFQLEPGEILGVIGPSGAGKTTLARVLAGACIPRMGAVRLDNARYSDWDEEALASHIGYLPQRIELFDGTVADNIAAFASKDGGANAIGEKVVAAAMQAGAHELILRLPRGYETELGTLGAGLSPGQAQRVALARALYNDPRLVVLDEPNSHLDAEGEAALTGAIQAVRARGGVVVVMAHRAGVINVVDKLMLMREGRIVEFGPRQAVLAKLQAAAGAAAPVGAER encoded by the coding sequence GTGGCGGGATTGCGTTTTAAACTACCAAATGTATCGGGTCTTACAGCAAAGCTCGGCGCCTCTGCGCCAGGCTCGCTTTGGGCGAAAATATCGGCCCCGCCGCTTGCGCTTTGGGCGCGCGTCCGCGGCGCGATCGATAGGTTTTTCAACGCCCCGATTCAGAGCGTTCCGGCTTGGACTTCGGGCCAGATGCTCAATGCCGCTTTGATGAATATGCGCACCCATGTGGTGCTGATTTTCATCTTTAGCGCCGCGATCAACATCTTATACCTCGCGCCCTCGCTTTACATGCTGCAGGTCTATGACCGGGTCATCCCGACCGGCGGGGTGCTGACGCTTGTCTTATTGAGCGTCATTCTGGTCGGCGCGTTTTCGATCATGGCTCTGCTTGACGGCGTGCGCGGGCGCTTATTGGCGCGTGCGGCGGTCCGCGTTGAGCGTTTGGCCGCCGATGCGGTGATTGAAGCTGGCATGCGGGCGCGCCGCGCCGGGGCTCAGCCTGAGGCCAGCGCCCGCGATCTTGATAATTTGCGCGCCGGCATCACCAGTCCTGCAGCGATCGGGCTTTTGGATCTGCCGTGGACGCCGCTTTTTGTTTTCATCTGCTTTGTCATTCATTTTTGGATCGGGGTGCTGGCGCTGGCGGGCGCGGCGCTGATCTTTTTGTTGGCGCTCGCCAACGAGCGGCGCACGCGCGATGACATAGCTGGGCTTTCAGCGCTTGCGACGCGGTTTTATAGCGCCAGTGAAGCTGATCTTAGCGCCTCTGAGACCATTCATGCTTTGGGCGCCAATCGGCGTTTTCGCCAGCGGCGCGCCGCGGCGCGGGCCGAATTTGTCGGCGCGCAGACCGGACTTGCGATCACTGGCGCTGGATATGCGGCGGCGACGAAAGCTATGCGCATGTTGCTGCAATCGGCGGCCTTGGGGCTTGGCGCTTATCTGGCGGTTGAGCGGCAAATCTCCCCGGGCGCTATTATTGCGGCGACGATTTTGACAGCGCGGGCTTTTGCGCCGGTTGAGCAGATCGTCGGCGGCTGGCGCCAAATTGGATTGGCGTATGCCTCTTATGAGGCCTTGAAAAAACTATTCTCTGGTGCGCCCCCGCAACTCCAGCGCACGCCCTTGCCGGCGCCGCAAGGCAAGCTTTCGCTCGAGCAAGTGAGCGCCACGGCTCCCGACGGGCGCACGATGGCGTTGCAGGCGGTTAGTTTTCAACTTGAGCCGGGCGAGATCTTGGGCGTCATCGGCCCAAGCGGCGCCGGCAAAACCACATTGGCGCGGGTGCTGGCTGGGGCATGCATTCCGCGCATGGGCGCAGTCCGGCTCGACAATGCCCGCTATAGTGATTGGGATGAGGAAGCACTGGCCTCTCACATTGGTTACTTGCCTCAGCGCATTGAACTCTTCGATGGCACGGTCGCCGATAATATCGCAGCCTTTGCGTCCAAGGATGGCGGCGCCAACGCGATCGGCGAAAAGGTCGTCGCCGCGGCGATGCAAGCGGGTGCGCATGAACTGATTTTGCGCCTGCCTCGAGGCTATGAAACCGAATTGGGGACCCTTGGCGCAGGTTTATCACCCGGCCAGGCCCAGCGCGTCGCGTTGGCGCGGGCGCTTTATAATGATCCGCGTTTGGTGGTCTTGGACGAGCCGAACTCGCATTTGGATGCTGAAGGGGAAGCTGCGCTCACCGGCGCCATCCAGGCGGTGCGCGCCCGCGGCGGGGTCGTTGTCGTCATGGCCCACCGCGCCGGCGTCATCAATGTCGTCGACAAGCTGATGTTGATGCGTGAGGGCCGCATTGTTGAATTTGGTCCGCGTCAAGCGGTGCTTGCGAAATTGCAAGCCGCCGCGGGCGCTGCAGCGCCTGTGGGGGCAGAGCGATGA